The nucleotide sequence ACACCCCTTcccttaaaataaaatatattgttCCAATTTGTAATAGAATATCAttgtcataaaataaaataaaaaattggatgATGGGACCCTTTTAAAATTTGGGGTGGGTAAAAGAGTTGGACCTTGGCCGATACTCTAGGCCTTTTAAAGGCCGCCTTAAACCTTTCGCGTTCTCGCTCGTTACctgtaaaccctaaacccttgcATCTGCTGCTGGGGCCTGAATCCTCCGCATCATCCTCATCACCGTTTCTCCACCGTTGCGACAGCCACGTTCCTCACCTCTCACTGGTTCGTCTCTCCTCGTCTTCCACCTCCCCCTTCTTAGATGAGATTCTAGGTCACCGCCCTCCGCCCAACCATTTGCAGTTCGGGATCGAAGCAGATCTCGCAGCTCCGCCTTTTTATTTGCTCAAACTTAAGCAATGGCTGAATTGCTTCAAGTTTatattgctttttcttttttcttccatGAATTTGATTTTGAATGGACTATTTTGGTGCTTGGCATTTTTCGTTCCCGAATCCacatttttgttcattttttgttttttatttttggtattttttttttcaattctttatGTTTTCACAGCGAGAGTGAATATGAATTTCAACAACGTTAAGGTTCCGAAAGTTCCCGGTGGTGGTGCAGTTTCTGCTTTGCTTAAGGTTGGCATAATTGGTGGGCTTGGCTTGTATGGAGCTGCCAACAGTCTGTACAATGTCGAGGGAGGGCATCGAGCCATTGTGTTCAACCGGATAATCGGTGTCAAGGACAAGGTTATAGGTCTAATCTCTACTGTTGCATTTTATCTGTATTTCAAGGTTATACTTGAGTAGATTTTATGAACGAAGTTGCATTTTCAAATGTAGTATTACTGTGGCTTGATTTGAATGGCCAGCCCCAAAAGCTCTTGACTTTAATAACTATATTTATACGGGGTTATATGCTATCTGTTGAGATGGTTCCAACAGAGATTAGCGATCCTATGTGAAGAGAAACTTCCCAGGATGATTGTATCCTTTGTAGACAATTTATCCTAAATGAGGTTCGCCCCTCCAGTTATAAAACTAATGGGGTTTACCCGAGTCATATGCTTAATTTGTTCAAGTTAAGGACGAGTCTAACACACCTGTCGACTTACTTTGTGTGTGTGAAACGTCTTTCAGGTCTATCCAGAGGGTACACACCTTATCATTCCATGGTTTGAGAGGCCAGTCATTTATGATGTCCGTGCACGACCTCATCTAGTGGAGAGCACTTCTGGGAGCCGTGATCTCCAAATGGTTGATATCTTTTTCCTTCCTTGCTGTTAAACGGAATTTTGACCACTTCATGGCTTGTAATTTTGACAATAGATAAATCTCTATTCTGTTTTATGTATGTGATGTATGCATAGTGTTAGCATTTAAAACTGTATCCTCTATGTTCAAAACATGTCTTTTCATCAGGATATACTTTCAAACAAGTTTTAATTACAGAGACAATTTAGTTATTTCGGTTTATGTTGTCTGCAGTCCTTGTCCTCAatgttaaatttttgttttctcaTTGTGCTGTCCAGGTGAAAATTGGGCTTCGAGTGCTTACTCGACCTCTACCAGACCAGCTGCCTACAGTTTATCGGACTCTTGGTGAGAATTACAATGAGAGAGTCCTTCCTTCCATTGTTCATGAAACTTTGAAAGCTGTTGTTGCACAGTATAATGCTAGTCAGCTCATTACTCAGAGAGAGGTAGGGAGAAACCCTCTTACTATACATATGTTCATTTTCCTTTCTAGTCAATTTGAAGTTTTCCCCCCTTTTTTTCATACCTTGTCCACTTGTATAGTTAATAGTTATTTAGATGAAGAGGTAGAAGTTCAAATGTTTCCTTAGTGTTGATTATTCTTTTTATGTTTAGACTGTCAGTAGGGAAATACGAAAGATTTTGACTGAAAGGGCTGCCAATTTCAACATTGCGCTGGACGATGTGTCAATTACAACTCTTACTTTTGGGAAGGAGTTCACGGCTGCAATTGAGGCCAAACAAGTGGCTGCACAGGAAGCTGAGAGAGCCAAGTTTGTTGTGGACAAGGCTGAACAAGACAAGAAGAGTGCTATCATCAGAGCAGAGGTGAGTTATAACACATTCTCAATACAGATAATATCTACTGTTCTTGACTTAATTGCAATTTTACCAGCCATTAAATCGAAAGTATTGGTTTTTAAGCGTATAGCTTGCTGAAAGCCATGGGAAAGCCACATGCATGAACCAACTACTTTATAGATCCTAAATCAAAATGTATCCCTAATTTTCATTATATTATGCTCATCGTTGAATTAGCATCAGTGATTTTATTTCTTAGTCCTGTGATGATCTTTAGAAACAAATCATACAAGTCCGTATATAGAATAAATTTGCATTTTACTAGTTGCGTCCAAGTACTCCATTTACGGGGAATAAGATGGACATAAAGTCGCAATATTCCTATATGAATGTGGGTGTTCCTCTtaaacttttgttttgcttaaatCATTTCTCTGTTGGTCAGGGAGAGGCGACAAGTGCCAAGCTGATTGGTGAAGCTATTGCAAACAATCCGGCATTTATTACACTGAGGAAGATTGAGGCTGCAAGAGAGATTGCACATACAATCTCAAATTCCGCAAACAAAGTTTTCTTGAACTCAGATGATCTGTTGCTGAACCTTCAGGAGATGAATTTGGATGTCAACAAGAAGAAATAGACACTGCAGGTTGGACTTGTAATAATTTCGTTTCAGATTGTAAAATTGTGGAAATAGTTCCTTGAAGAGTTGAGCAATGGACCTTAGAGTTTACTTGTCTTTTGATACACCGCTAGTTGGCATGGCAATTGCTGTTCGCAGAGATAAATTTTGAACACTTAATGGAACTTTTCTGATGCAATTACTTGTAGGTGTTTCAcatgttattttttttgaaaagacgTGTTTCACATGTTATAATATCTGATGTTCATCCCGTCCCTCTATATTTTGCTCCATTTATGGTTGATAATTTTGTAAATTTCACTCATAGGCATGCCCTTCTTGAGCCTTCAAGGCGTGGCTTTTACCGGAGAAAAAatttggccggaagtgtgcagGCCGAATAGGCAACGGTATTTACTCTCCATTTGCGCTACTAGTATTTTGCAAACAGTTGATCAGTCATGTGACTTCCAAACTGTTTCTGAATGATTCCCTCGCAAATGACCTTTATGCCTGCAACTGAAACCCACTGTTTATCTTCGTCAATCTTCATCTTTGGTAGCTCAAGGCATCCGTTTTCTCTTATGCTAAAATctccatttttatttgttttttccaTCAACTCTTGTAAGTGATGGAAAACGTAGTGGCATGTTCAAAGTGTCCACATTGTTCTATTATTGACATGGGATGCTATACTAAGAGGAAAAGTAAGCATAATCAGAAGCAAAGTGATCAAAATTATTGCAAACTCATATGCGCATTCATAcaagtacaacaacaacaaagccttttcccactaagtggggttggctatatgaatcctagaacgccattttGGTCGGTTCTGTGTTACATCTTCCGTTAAATCCAAGTActtttaagtcttttcttagagtctcttccaaagttctTCTAGGAATTCCTCTACCCCTTTAGCTCTGAACCTCTGTCTTGTAATCACATTTtttaaccggagcgtcagtaggccaaTCAGATTATAGTCTATAGAATTCCTTATTGAAAGTTAGAACTCTGAGCtagaaggagagagaaaaatgtAATTGTAATTGTGTGCACCACCCCTCTCTTGACAAA is from Malus sylvestris chromosome 5, drMalSylv7.2, whole genome shotgun sequence and encodes:
- the LOC126620984 gene encoding prohibitin-1, mitochondrial; translated protein: MNFNNVKVPKVPGGGAVSALLKVGIIGGLGLYGAANSLYNVEGGHRAIVFNRIIGVKDKVYPEGTHLIIPWFERPVIYDVRARPHLVESTSGSRDLQMVKIGLRVLTRPLPDQLPTVYRTLGENYNERVLPSIVHETLKAVVAQYNASQLITQRETVSREIRKILTERAANFNIALDDVSITTLTFGKEFTAAIEAKQVAAQEAERAKFVVDKAEQDKKSAIIRAEGEATSAKLIGEAIANNPAFITLRKIEAAREIAHTISNSANKVFLNSDDLLLNLQEMNLDVNKKK